One Phoenix dactylifera cultivar Barhee BC4 unplaced genomic scaffold, palm_55x_up_171113_PBpolish2nd_filt_p 000222F, whole genome shotgun sequence DNA window includes the following coding sequences:
- the LOC103718102 gene encoding F-box protein At4g18380-like isoform X1 — protein sequence MHCLLRFWALQLLDGRIFSYLLIKILSFFHGCSKLLHLKWKEGSHNPILLKLIKESKITTCELGPEKMQSKTRIHADPSLNEDYFDRIPDSLVLLIFNNLADVQSLGRCSAVSKRFNSLVPLVHDIYVKIDRVVTVDGDPDEALNLSSPKPRNLLSHLLKLMLLTVLKPFHHLQNTSGGNKPLLPQLSHHSPAQVLKNFTHIRNLRIELPAGDVGTEDGVLLKWRAEFGSTLQNCVILGGTRMDGKPASSNQEQPVEDNGSIPESFYTNGGLKLRVVWTISSLIAASTRHYLLRQIIKDHPTLRSLVLTDADGQGTLSMGVEQLKEFREKPLAASASSSRTQVPASNMKLRYAPYLELPEGMGMQGATLVAIKPAGEGTSGSNSSRKEAEAFVSGAFDGPFKAAAKALVKRRTYLLEMNGF from the exons ATGCACTGCCTTCTTAG GTTTTGGGCGTTGCAGCTTCTCGATGGCAGGATTTTCTCCTATTTACTGATAAAAATCCTGTCTTTTTTCCATGGGTGTTCAAAGCTTTTACATCTGAAGTGGAAAGAAGGGAGCCATAATCCGATCTTATTGAAGTTGatcaaagaaagcaaaatcactaCTTGCGAACTTGGCCCAGAGAAAATGCAGTCCAAAACCCGAATTCATGCCGACCCATCCCTCAATGAAGACTATTTTGATCGGATACCCGATTCTCTGGTGCTCCTCATCTTTAACAACCTAGCCGATGTCCAGTCCCTTGGCCGCTGCTCTGCTGTCTCGAAGCGCTTCAATTCCCTTGTCCCCCTCGTCCATGATATCTATGTTAAGATCGACCGTGTTGTTACTGTTGATGGTGATCCAGATGAGGCCTTAAACCTATCTTCCCCGAAACCTCGAAACCTGTTGTCCCACCTCCTTAAGCTCATGCTCTTGACTGTTCTCAAACCCTTCCACCACCTTCAGAACACCAGCGGTGGGAACAAACCCCTCCTCCCACAACTATCCCACCACTCACCTGCTCAAGTCCTGAAGAACTTCACCCACATTCGCAATCTTAGGATCGAACTCCCTGCTGGTGATGTTGGAACTGAAGATGGGGTCCTTCTGAAATGGAGGGCAGAGTTTGGAAGCACACTCCAGAACTGTGTCATATTGGGGGGCACCCGGATGGACGGGAAACCAGCTTCCTCCAATCAGGAGCAGCCCGTGGAAGACAACGGGAGTATACCTGAGTCGTTCTATACAAATGGAGGGCTAAAATTGCGTGTTGTTTGGACCATCAGCTCTTTGATTGCTGCATCAACAAGGCATTACCTTCTTCGTCAGATAATCAAGGATCACCCGACGCTGAGGAGCTTGGTTTTGACAGATGCTGATGGGCAAGGGACACTAAGCATGGGGGTAGAGCAGCTGAAGGAGTTCAGGGAAAAGCCATTGGCTGCATCTGCGTCATCGAGCAGGACTCAAGTGCCGGCATCCAACATGAAGCTGAGGTATGCTCCATACTTGGAGCTCCCCGAGGGAATGGGAATGCAGGGTGCTACGCTAGTGGCAATCAAGCCTGCTGGAGAGGGTACTAGCGGCAGCAATAGCAGCAGGAAGGAGGCAGAGGCATTCGTTTCTGGGGCCTTTGATGGACCTTTCAAGGCAGCAGCAAAGGCATTGGTGAAGCGGCGCACTTACCTGTTAGAGATGAATGGTTTCTAG
- the LOC103718102 gene encoding F-box protein At4g18380-like isoform X2, with the protein MQSKTRIHADPSLNEDYFDRIPDSLVLLIFNNLADVQSLGRCSAVSKRFNSLVPLVHDIYVKIDRVVTVDGDPDEALNLSSPKPRNLLSHLLKLMLLTVLKPFHHLQNTSGGNKPLLPQLSHHSPAQVLKNFTHIRNLRIELPAGDVGTEDGVLLKWRAEFGSTLQNCVILGGTRMDGKPASSNQEQPVEDNGSIPESFYTNGGLKLRVVWTISSLIAASTRHYLLRQIIKDHPTLRSLVLTDADGQGTLSMGVEQLKEFREKPLAASASSSRTQVPASNMKLRYAPYLELPEGMGMQGATLVAIKPAGEGTSGSNSSRKEAEAFVSGAFDGPFKAAAKALVKRRTYLLEMNGF; encoded by the coding sequence ATGCAGTCCAAAACCCGAATTCATGCCGACCCATCCCTCAATGAAGACTATTTTGATCGGATACCCGATTCTCTGGTGCTCCTCATCTTTAACAACCTAGCCGATGTCCAGTCCCTTGGCCGCTGCTCTGCTGTCTCGAAGCGCTTCAATTCCCTTGTCCCCCTCGTCCATGATATCTATGTTAAGATCGACCGTGTTGTTACTGTTGATGGTGATCCAGATGAGGCCTTAAACCTATCTTCCCCGAAACCTCGAAACCTGTTGTCCCACCTCCTTAAGCTCATGCTCTTGACTGTTCTCAAACCCTTCCACCACCTTCAGAACACCAGCGGTGGGAACAAACCCCTCCTCCCACAACTATCCCACCACTCACCTGCTCAAGTCCTGAAGAACTTCACCCACATTCGCAATCTTAGGATCGAACTCCCTGCTGGTGATGTTGGAACTGAAGATGGGGTCCTTCTGAAATGGAGGGCAGAGTTTGGAAGCACACTCCAGAACTGTGTCATATTGGGGGGCACCCGGATGGACGGGAAACCAGCTTCCTCCAATCAGGAGCAGCCCGTGGAAGACAACGGGAGTATACCTGAGTCGTTCTATACAAATGGAGGGCTAAAATTGCGTGTTGTTTGGACCATCAGCTCTTTGATTGCTGCATCAACAAGGCATTACCTTCTTCGTCAGATAATCAAGGATCACCCGACGCTGAGGAGCTTGGTTTTGACAGATGCTGATGGGCAAGGGACACTAAGCATGGGGGTAGAGCAGCTGAAGGAGTTCAGGGAAAAGCCATTGGCTGCATCTGCGTCATCGAGCAGGACTCAAGTGCCGGCATCCAACATGAAGCTGAGGTATGCTCCATACTTGGAGCTCCCCGAGGGAATGGGAATGCAGGGTGCTACGCTAGTGGCAATCAAGCCTGCTGGAGAGGGTACTAGCGGCAGCAATAGCAGCAGGAAGGAGGCAGAGGCATTCGTTTCTGGGGCCTTTGATGGACCTTTCAAGGCAGCAGCAAAGGCATTGGTGAAGCGGCGCACTTACCTGTTAGAGATGAATGGTTTCTAG